One Neisseria sp. Marseille-Q5346 genomic region harbors:
- the mrdA gene encoding penicillin-binding protein 2 — MKPILPRRLSGGQHTKKPSAQAAQADALLRLLVAFILIVIFFSILLARFFYLQVTQHNEFSGQASSNRITLIPTPPVRGEIVDINGVPLAKNYPVFSLEVIPSRIEGKMEDVIEALKKYVDITPTDLKRFKKYRESYRKFENIPLKLRLTDEEVARLSVHLREFKGVEINSRTFREYPYGKLTSHFLGYIGRISDKDKEMLEEEGLTALYRGSTHIGKSGLEKYYEHQLHGIPGYQEVEKDAYGNIVRVLKNVPSKMGQTLRLGMDIRMQQEADRILGDRRGALVAINPQDGTVLAFVSKPSFDPNLFIDGIDSDTWKMLNDDWKKPLINRVTQGLYPPGSTFKPFMGMALLESGKITQNTIVPAPGAWSIPGSRHIFRDSVRSGHGSANLSKAIQVSSDTFFYRLGYEMGIDKASPYLAQFGFGQKTGIDLPSEYTGVLPSREWKAKRFAKSSDPTAKEWRAGEMVSVSIGQGYNAYTPLQMAHATASLANNGVVHQPHLVKEVLDFGARKITRINPNPERQIPFKADNFEYVKRAMEKVLKPGGTAHRIGGGLAYTMGGKTGTAQVVQIKQGGRYNAAALREQHRDHAWFISFAPLEKPEIAIAVILENGGWGAYAAPLAREMTDFYMLNVKPQQFSDGLEADLAKTETMDKHQPITSIFQSAYGLTPTSPASQPEVHHE, encoded by the coding sequence CGTCTTTCCGGTGGTCAACATACCAAAAAACCTTCCGCTCAGGCAGCACAAGCCGATGCTTTGTTGCGCCTGCTCGTTGCCTTTATCCTGATTGTCATCTTCTTTTCCATCTTACTGGCGCGGTTCTTCTACCTGCAAGTAACTCAACACAATGAGTTTTCCGGTCAAGCATCAAGCAACCGTATCACCCTGATTCCAACGCCGCCCGTACGCGGCGAAATCGTCGATATCAACGGCGTTCCTTTAGCCAAAAACTATCCCGTCTTTTCGCTCGAAGTTATTCCCAGCCGCATCGAAGGCAAGATGGAAGATGTTATTGAAGCATTGAAAAAATACGTCGATATCACGCCGACAGATTTAAAACGCTTCAAAAAATACCGCGAAAGCTATCGAAAATTTGAAAATATCCCGCTCAAGCTTAGGCTGACCGATGAAGAGGTCGCCCGTTTGTCCGTGCATCTGCGCGAATTCAAAGGTGTAGAGATCAACTCACGCACATTCCGCGAATATCCTTACGGCAAACTGACCTCCCATTTCTTAGGCTACATCGGCCGTATTAGCGATAAAGACAAAGAAATGTTGGAAGAAGAAGGTCTGACCGCCCTCTACCGTGGCAGTACGCATATCGGCAAATCCGGCTTGGAAAAATATTACGAACACCAGCTTCATGGCATTCCAGGCTATCAGGAAGTCGAAAAAGACGCTTACGGCAATATCGTCCGCGTATTGAAAAATGTCCCGTCCAAAATGGGGCAAACCTTGCGCCTAGGGATGGATATCCGTATGCAGCAGGAAGCCGACCGAATCTTGGGCGACCGCCGTGGCGCATTGGTGGCCATCAATCCGCAAGACGGTACTGTCTTGGCTTTTGTTTCCAAACCTTCCTTCGATCCCAACCTCTTTATTGACGGCATCGACAGCGATACTTGGAAAATGCTGAATGACGATTGGAAAAAGCCTTTGATCAACCGCGTTACCCAAGGCCTTTATCCGCCGGGTTCTACATTCAAACCCTTTATGGGCATGGCTTTGTTGGAAAGCGGAAAAATCACTCAAAACACCATTGTCCCCGCTCCCGGCGCATGGAGCATACCTGGCAGCCGCCATATTTTCCGCGACTCTGTCCGCAGCGGTCACGGCTCGGCCAACTTGAGCAAAGCCATTCAAGTATCCTCAGATACTTTCTTCTACCGCTTGGGTTACGAGATGGGTATTGATAAAGCCTCTCCGTATCTGGCGCAATTCGGTTTTGGCCAAAAAACCGGCATTGACCTGCCCAGCGAATACACAGGCGTTTTGCCCAGCCGCGAATGGAAAGCCAAACGCTTTGCCAAATCTTCCGACCCGACTGCCAAAGAATGGCGCGCCGGCGAGATGGTTTCCGTCAGTATCGGCCAAGGCTACAATGCCTACACGCCTTTGCAAATGGCACATGCGACAGCATCTCTGGCCAATAACGGGGTCGTTCATCAGCCGCATTTGGTCAAAGAAGTATTGGATTTCGGCGCGCGCAAAATTACCCGTATCAATCCCAATCCTGAGCGTCAAATTCCGTTCAAAGCCGATAACTTCGAATACGTCAAACGCGCAATGGAAAAGGTATTGAAACCGGGTGGTACGGCGCACCGTATCGGTGGCGGACTCGCTTATACGATGGGCGGTAAAACCGGTACGGCCCAGGTCGTACAAATCAAACAGGGCGGCCGCTACAATGCCGCAGCCCTGCGCGAACAACACCGCGACCACGCATGGTTTATCTCGTTTGCGCCATTGGAAAAACCTGAAATTGCCATTGCCGTTATTTTGGAAAACGGCGGTTGGGGTGCGTATGCCGCGCCATTGGCCCGTGAAATGACTGATTTTTATATGCTTAATGTCAAGCCGCAACAGTTTTCAGACGGCCTTGAGGCAGATTTGGCCAAAACTGAAACAATGGACAAGCATCAGCCTATTACCAGCATTTTCCAATCTGCCTACGGACTGACTCCGACAAGCCCTGCCTCACAGCCGGAGGTTCATCATGAATAA
- the rodA gene encoding rod shape-determining protein RodA: protein MNNTSAWKTFKSTITAPIDPWLFFAMLAIYIMSLFLLYSADGQEFGQLENKTIHTVLGFALLWIIAVFKPQTAAKVALPVYIVGVLLLIGVEVAGVTVNGSTRWLSLGFTRIQPSEIMKIGIPMTVAWYFQRYEGRLKWIHYIVALVLILVPVALILKQPDLGTAALIMASGIFVIFFAGLPWKAIFAAIIAFVAALPLLWNYGMHDYQKTRVLTLLDPTKDPLGAGYHIIQSMIAIGSGGVWGKGWLNGTQTHLDYIPESTTDFIFAVFGEEFGLIGNILLLLVYLIILARGLWIAAQAQSLYSRTLAGALTMTFFCYAFVNMGMVSGILPVVGVPLPLVSYGGTATLSIMVVLALLMGIANEHKNLRRRNMDNDDLTASKE, encoded by the coding sequence ATGAATAACACATCAGCGTGGAAAACGTTCAAATCCACCATTACAGCCCCGATTGACCCTTGGCTGTTTTTTGCCATGCTCGCTATCTACATCATGAGCCTATTCCTGCTCTATTCTGCAGACGGGCAAGAGTTCGGCCAATTGGAAAACAAAACCATCCATACCGTTTTGGGCTTTGCCCTGTTATGGATTATCGCCGTATTCAAGCCGCAAACGGCTGCCAAAGTTGCCCTGCCTGTTTATATTGTCGGCGTATTACTGCTGATTGGCGTCGAAGTTGCCGGCGTTACCGTCAACGGTTCGACCCGTTGGCTGAGCCTCGGCTTTACCCGTATCCAACCTTCCGAAATCATGAAAATCGGTATTCCCATGACTGTCGCGTGGTATTTCCAACGCTATGAAGGCCGTCTGAAATGGATACATTATATTGTCGCCCTCGTTCTGATTCTTGTTCCTGTCGCCCTGATTTTGAAACAGCCCGACCTCGGTACAGCCGCGCTGATTATGGCTTCGGGTATTTTTGTCATCTTCTTTGCCGGATTGCCTTGGAAGGCTATTTTTGCCGCCATTATTGCCTTTGTGGCCGCTTTGCCGCTCTTGTGGAATTACGGCATGCACGACTACCAGAAAACCCGCGTCCTCACTCTGCTCGATCCAACCAAAGACCCGTTAGGCGCAGGCTACCACATCATCCAATCCATGATTGCCATCGGTTCGGGCGGCGTATGGGGTAAAGGCTGGCTCAACGGTACGCAAACCCATTTGGACTATATTCCCGAATCAACGACTGACTTTATTTTCGCAGTATTCGGCGAAGAATTCGGCCTGATTGGCAATATCCTTTTACTGCTGGTTTACCTTATCATTTTGGCACGCGGATTGTGGATTGCCGCGCAAGCTCAATCCCTTTACAGCCGTACTCTGGCAGGCGCGTTGACCATGACCTTTTTCTGCTATGCCTTTGTAAACATGGGCATGGTCAGCGGTATTTTGCCCGTTGTCGGCGTCCCTCTCCCCTTGGTCAGCTACGGCGGTACGGCTACGCTTTCCATCATGGTGGTGCTCGCCCTGTTGATGGGTATTGCCAACGAACACAAAAACCTCCGCCGTCGTAATATGGACAACGACGACCTGACTGCAAGCAAGGAATAA
- a CDS encoding MarC family protein, with amino-acid sequence MELGVEIGKLLVALLVLINPFSALSIYLDLTQDHSTKEKRRIARTAALAVFIVIVVFALGGGILLKVLGISVGSFQVGGGILVLLIAISLMNGNDNPAKPKIDPHSEEHQSAQQVRRNEKAIAVVPIAIPITIGPGGISTVIIYSSAAKNYSDIALIIISGFLVSLICYLILIVAGRISKRLGTTGLTILNRIMGMMLAAISVEIIVAGLKSIFPQLVA; translated from the coding sequence ATGGAATTAGGTGTAGAAATCGGCAAACTTCTCGTTGCACTTCTTGTACTGATCAACCCCTTCAGCGCACTCTCGATTTATCTTGACCTGACGCAAGACCACAGCACCAAAGAAAAACGCAGAATCGCGCGTACTGCCGCACTAGCCGTTTTCATCGTGATTGTCGTCTTTGCGCTGGGCGGCGGTATCTTGTTGAAAGTACTCGGTATCAGCGTGGGCTCTTTCCAAGTCGGCGGCGGTATTCTGGTTTTGCTGATTGCCATCTCCTTAATGAACGGCAACGATAATCCTGCTAAACCCAAAATTGATCCCCATTCAGAAGAACATCAAAGTGCGCAACAAGTCCGCCGCAATGAAAAAGCCATTGCCGTCGTACCCATTGCCATTCCGATTACCATCGGCCCCGGCGGTATCTCTACCGTCATTATTTACTCCTCTGCCGCCAAAAATTACAGCGATATTGCCCTAATTATCATCTCCGGCTTTCTGGTCAGCCTGATTTGCTATCTCATCCTGATCGTTGCCGGACGCATCAGTAAACGCTTGGGCACGACTGGCCTGACCATCCTCAACCGCATTATGGGCATGATGCTTGCCGCCATTTCCGTAGAGATTATTGTTGCCGGCCTAAAATCTATTTTTCCCCAACTGGTCGCTTGA
- a CDS encoding aldehyde dehydrogenase family protein: MFHSTHVFTGETICRRPAQSYTEFTDELNRLQTLQQTFAQSSIIERTALLQQFADSLTQNQERLAEMVCEEVGRCLHECRAEISKSIELIRYYVRLAPELLAHKTIATQASLSQVRFEPLGVVLAVMPWNYPVWQILRFAIPALCAGNACAVKPAPSVARVSEALFGLVPKGLPLIGAWLSHEDTLKAIEDTDAMAFTGSTHTGRLLAAHAGKHLKKTVLELGGSNPFIILPDADLQRAAIDACYSRFRDAGQSCNAAKRIVVTQDIAEQFIPLFLAECAKLQTGNPKDPNTTLAPLHREDLRQTVHEQVQDAVAHGAQCLSGGYIPEGESWFYPATVLDQINPNCRVWHEEVFGPVAMILRADNPDHAVALANDTPFGLGACIYTADTANAWKYAEKIQAGSVFINRHTSSDLRLPFGGVKASGYGRELSEFGLYEFVNVKTYWQK, encoded by the coding sequence ATGTTTCACAGCACCCATGTCTTTACCGGTGAAACCATTTGCCGCCGACCAGCACAAAGCTACACTGAATTTACCGACGAATTAAACCGCCTCCAAACCCTTCAGCAAACCTTCGCACAATCAAGCATTATCGAGCGCACCGCCCTCTTACAGCAATTTGCCGACAGCCTCACCCAAAACCAAGAACGCCTCGCCGAAATGGTTTGCGAAGAAGTCGGACGCTGCCTGCACGAATGCCGTGCCGAAATCAGCAAATCCATCGAGCTTATCCGCTACTACGTTCGCCTCGCGCCCGAACTGCTAGCCCATAAAACCATCGCCACCCAAGCCAGCCTCAGCCAAGTCCGCTTCGAGCCTTTGGGCGTTGTTTTGGCAGTCATGCCGTGGAACTATCCTGTTTGGCAGATTTTACGATTTGCCATCCCTGCCCTCTGTGCCGGCAATGCCTGTGCGGTCAAACCTGCGCCCAGTGTCGCCCGCGTCAGCGAGGCCCTCTTCGGTCTTGTCCCCAAAGGTTTGCCGCTTATCGGCGCATGGTTAAGCCATGAAGACACGCTTAAAGCCATTGAAGATACCGATGCCATGGCGTTTACCGGTTCGACCCATACGGGCCGCCTGCTGGCCGCCCATGCAGGCAAACATCTGAAAAAAACCGTCCTTGAACTGGGCGGCAGCAATCCGTTTATCATCCTGCCCGACGCCGATCTGCAACGCGCAGCCATCGATGCCTGCTATTCTCGTTTCCGTGATGCCGGGCAATCCTGCAACGCCGCCAAACGCATCGTTGTTACCCAAGATATTGCCGAACAGTTTATCCCGCTTTTCCTTGCCGAGTGCGCCAAACTGCAAACCGGCAACCCCAAAGACCCGAACACCACCCTTGCCCCACTTCACCGTGAAGACTTGCGTCAAACCGTACACGAGCAGGTTCAAGATGCGGTTGCACACGGTGCGCAATGCTTAAGCGGCGGCTATATCCCTGAGGGAGAAAGCTGGTTTTACCCTGCCACGGTATTGGATCAAATCAACCCAAACTGCCGCGTTTGGCACGAAGAAGTCTTCGGCCCGGTCGCCATGATCTTACGCGCCGACAATCCGGATCACGCCGTTGCGCTTGCCAATGACACACCTTTCGGCCTCGGCGCCTGTATCTACACAGCCGACACGGCAAATGCATGGAAATATGCCGAAAAAATCCAAGCAGGCTCTGTCTTTATCAACCGCCACACCAGCAGCGACCTGCGCCTTCCCTTTGGCGGTGTCAAAGCTTCAGGCTATGGACGCGAGCTATCAGAATTCGGGCTGTACGAATTCGTCAACGTCAAAACCTATTGGCAAAAATAA
- a CDS encoding malic enzyme-like NAD(P)-binding protein — protein MENSLKEAALQFHEFPVPGKISVTPTKSLATSKDLALAYSPGVAAPCMEIHADPQTAYKYTAKGNLVAVISNGTAVLGLGNIGALAGKPVMEGKGVLFKKFAGVDVFDIEIDEKDPQKLVDIIASLEPTFGGINLEDIKAPECFYIERELRKRCKIPVFHDDQHGTAIITAAAVLNALRYTGRKIEEATLVCSGAGAAAIACLNQLLDLGLKRENVTVCDSKGVIYKTREDKDRMDESKQFYAIEDNGQRVLADAVKGKDIFLGLSGANLLTPEMLNTMNEKPIVFAMANPNPEILPPLAKETRSDVVIGTGRSDFPNQVNNVLCFPFIFRGALDVGATTINEEMKRACVYALADLAMEEVTEEVVAAYGKKFEFGAEYLIPTPFDSRLLPRVATATAKAAMESGVATRPIADLDAYAAKLAGLKL, from the coding sequence ATGGAAAATTCATTAAAAGAAGCCGCCCTGCAGTTCCACGAATTCCCCGTGCCGGGCAAAATCTCCGTTACCCCAACCAAATCTCTGGCCACTTCTAAAGATTTGGCGTTGGCGTACTCTCCGGGCGTAGCCGCTCCTTGTATGGAAATCCATGCCGATCCGCAAACTGCCTACAAATACACTGCCAAAGGCAATTTGGTTGCCGTGATTTCCAACGGTACCGCAGTGTTGGGTTTGGGCAACATCGGCGCATTGGCCGGTAAACCTGTAATGGAAGGCAAAGGCGTATTGTTCAAAAAATTCGCCGGCGTTGACGTATTCGATATCGAAATCGATGAAAAAGACCCTCAAAAATTGGTAGACATCATCGCTTCTTTGGAACCGACTTTCGGCGGCATCAACCTCGAAGACATCAAAGCGCCTGAGTGCTTCTACATCGAACGCGAATTGCGCAAACGTTGCAAAATCCCTGTATTCCACGACGACCAACACGGTACCGCCATCATTACCGCTGCCGCTGTACTGAACGCTTTGCGTTATACCGGCCGCAAAATCGAAGAAGCAACTTTGGTGTGCTCCGGCGCAGGTGCGGCCGCGATTGCCTGCTTGAACCAATTGCTGGATTTGGGTTTGAAACGCGAAAACGTGACCGTTTGCGACTCCAAAGGCGTGATTTACAAAACCCGCGAAGACAAAGACCGTATGGACGAGTCCAAACAGTTCTACGCTATTGAAGATAACGGCCAACGCGTATTGGCCGATGCCGTTAAAGGTAAAGACATCTTCTTGGGTCTGTCCGGCGCAAACCTGCTGACGCCTGAAATGCTGAACACCATGAACGAAAAACCAATCGTGTTCGCTATGGCAAACCCAAATCCGGAAATCCTGCCTCCATTGGCAAAAGAAACCCGTTCGGATGTAGTAATCGGTACCGGCCGCTCAGACTTCCCGAATCAAGTAAACAACGTATTGTGCTTCCCGTTCATCTTCCGTGGCGCATTGGATGTCGGCGCGACCACCATCAATGAAGAAATGAAACGCGCTTGCGTATACGCTTTGGCTGACTTGGCAATGGAAGAGGTAACTGAAGAAGTAGTTGCCGCTTACGGTAAGAAATTTGAATTCGGTGCGGAATACCTGATTCCTACCCCATTCGACTCCCGCCTGTTGCCTCGCGTTGCTACAGCTACTGCTAAAGCAGCAATGGAAAGCGGCGTGGCTACCCGTCCAATCGCCGACTTGGATGCGTATGCTGCTAAACTGGCCGGTTTGAAATTGTAA
- the tmk gene encoding dTMP kinase — MKPRFITLDGIDGAGKSTNLAVIKAWFEKHQLPVLFTREPGGTPAGEALREILLNPATQVSLRTETLLMFAARQQHLETVILPALKNGTHVVSDRFTDATFAYQGGGRGVPLQDIATLEHWVQGDFRPDLTLLLDVPLEVSMARINQTREKDRFEQEEAEFFNRVREVYLQRANKQPERYAVIDSSQSLDAVKNQIETALDNHFGLNV, encoded by the coding sequence ATGAAACCCAGATTTATTACCCTTGACGGCATAGACGGCGCAGGAAAATCCACCAATCTTGCCGTAATAAAAGCATGGTTTGAAAAACACCAACTGCCCGTATTGTTTACGCGCGAACCGGGAGGTACTCCGGCCGGAGAAGCATTGCGTGAAATCCTGCTCAATCCTGCCACCCAAGTCAGCCTGCGCACTGAAACCCTGCTGATGTTTGCAGCCAGACAGCAACACTTGGAAACAGTCATTCTGCCTGCCCTGAAAAACGGCACGCATGTCGTTTCCGACCGCTTTACCGATGCAACGTTTGCCTATCAAGGTGGCGGACGAGGCGTTCCCTTGCAAGATATTGCCACGCTTGAGCATTGGGTGCAGGGCGATTTTCGTCCAGATTTAACTTTGCTGTTGGATGTGCCTTTGGAAGTGTCAATGGCGCGCATCAACCAAACGCGTGAGAAAGACCGCTTTGAACAAGAAGAAGCCGAGTTTTTCAATCGGGTGCGCGAAGTATATCTGCAACGTGCTAACAAACAGCCGGAACGCTATGCCGTCATCGACAGCAGCCAAAGTCTGGACGCAGTAAAAAATCAGATTGAAACCGCGCTAGACAATCATTTTGGATTGAATGTTTAA
- the mltG gene encoding endolytic transglycosylase MltG gives MLKKLLKWLAVFLTAFAAVVAALLFVPKNNGKPYRITITKNQGISSVSRKLAQDGIVYNRYVLVAAAYVMGVHNQLNAGSYRLSAKVSAWDILKRIKKGRPDSVSVQILEGARFAQMRRIIDNTADISHDTRGWSDEKLMAEVAPDALSSNPEGQFFPDSYEIDAGGSDLQIYKIAYRKMRENLQEAWDDRQSGLPYKNPYEMLIMASLIEKETAHEDDRAHVAAVFVNRLNIGMRLQTDPTVIYGMGDAYKGRIRKADLQRDTPYNTYTRSGLTPTPIALPGKAALEAAGHPSDEKYLYFVSKMDGTGLSEFSHNLSEHNAAVRKYILKK, from the coding sequence ATGCTGAAAAAATTGTTGAAATGGCTGGCCGTATTTTTGACGGCATTTGCCGCCGTGGTTGCCGCATTGTTGTTTGTTCCGAAAAACAACGGCAAACCATACCGTATTACCATTACCAAAAATCAAGGTATCTCTTCCGTCAGCCGTAAGCTGGCTCAAGACGGCATCGTTTATAACCGTTATGTGCTGGTAGCCGCCGCGTATGTGATGGGCGTGCACAACCAACTCAATGCCGGTTCTTACCGCCTGTCTGCCAAAGTATCGGCTTGGGACATTTTAAAACGCATTAAAAAAGGCCGTCCTGATTCGGTCAGCGTGCAAATTCTAGAGGGTGCACGGTTTGCACAAATGCGCCGTATTATCGACAACACTGCCGATATTTCCCATGATACGCGCGGCTGGAGCGATGAAAAACTGATGGCCGAAGTAGCCCCCGACGCTTTGAGCAGCAATCCCGAAGGACAGTTTTTCCCGGATAGTTACGAAATTGATGCCGGCGGCAGCGATCTTCAAATTTACAAAATCGCCTACCGTAAAATGCGGGAAAACCTGCAAGAAGCATGGGACGACCGTCAAAGCGGCCTACCTTATAAAAATCCGTACGAAATGCTGATTATGGCGAGTCTGATTGAAAAAGAAACCGCGCACGAAGACGACCGCGCCCATGTGGCCGCCGTATTCGTCAACCGCCTGAATATCGGCATGCGCCTGCAAACCGACCCGACCGTCATCTATGGTATGGGCGATGCGTATAAAGGCAGAATCCGCAAAGCCGACTTGCAACGCGATACGCCTTATAATACCTATACGCGCAGCGGTTTGACGCCGACGCCGATTGCGCTTCCCGGCAAGGCCGCGCTTGAAGCAGCGGGTCATCCGTCTGATGAAAAATATCTGTATTTCGTCTCAAAAATGGATGGTACGGGCCTGAGCGAGTTCAGCCACAATCTTTCTGAACACAACGCCGCTGTACGCAAATATATTTTGAAGAAATAA
- the ampD gene encoding 1,6-anhydro-N-acetylmuramyl-L-alanine amidase AmpD translates to MNSPLKNTWQNGRWLNARQTHSPNFSPREPDENVSLVVLHNISLPPFEYNTGAVEKLFTNQINPDEHPFFSIIHTLRVSSHFFISRKGETVQFVSCDDMAYHAGVSSFQGREKCNAFSIGIELEGCDFEPFTEAQYTSLQALLTAISKHYPIQAVTGHQDIAPDRKTDPGHFFDWPRLQKAGFPIRRG, encoded by the coding sequence ATGAATTCCCCTTTAAAAAACACTTGGCAAAACGGCCGTTGGCTGAATGCACGCCAAACTCATTCGCCCAATTTCAGCCCGCGCGAACCGGATGAAAACGTCTCATTGGTTGTCCTCCACAATATTTCCCTCCCTCCTTTTGAATACAACACAGGGGCAGTGGAAAAATTGTTTACCAACCAAATCAACCCTGACGAGCATCCTTTCTTCAGCATTATCCACACCTTGCGCGTTTCCAGCCATTTTTTCATCAGCCGTAAGGGCGAAACCGTCCAATTCGTTTCCTGCGACGACATGGCCTATCATGCCGGCGTATCGTCGTTTCAAGGCAGAGAAAAATGCAATGCTTTTTCCATCGGTATCGAATTGGAAGGCTGCGATTTCGAGCCTTTTACCGAAGCACAATACACCAGCCTGCAAGCCTTGCTGACCGCCATTTCCAAACATTACCCGATTCAGGCCGTTACCGGTCATCAGGACATTGCTCCGGACAGGAAAACCGATCCCGGACATTTCTTCGATTGGCCTCGCCTTCAAAAAGCAGGTTTTCCCATCCGGCGCGGATAA
- a CDS encoding cell division protein ZipA C-terminal FtsZ-binding domain-containing protein has translation MIFIVLALAALLAVIGYNMYQENQYRKQVREQFGHSDKDALLTSKTKHVRDSKETGGQGLFIKKNKKNEEALRNLQEQDEIYAAKAKLAHPAQLKTDVELTMEDDFSAEEKVQHTVIGLNNEITVSPAEAASAPVETAAEPVAQVPLISLDELSQVELPWFDPRFDYMAYISLKQAQELHALPRLSSTHRFQIIGCTMDDHFRVAEPIPGVYYQGFVMGLQAVSRNGLAAREELQHFDQQVDAFAQLMDGKVLHTDLDAFTEVAQALDQFCARVDQTIAIHLVSHSNISGVELRAAVEETGFKLGEDGAFHFGDNNNPQLFSIHTLDNKPFTNPLLDNQAYRGFSMLLDIPHVPAGEKTFDKFMDLAVKLSGQLSLDLVNDQMEEVSTQWLKDVRNYVLARQEEMLKVGLKPGSKQALRLFS, from the coding sequence ATGATTTTCATCGTCTTAGCCCTCGCCGCCCTTTTGGCGGTCATCGGTTACAACATGTACCAGGAAAACCAATACCGCAAACAAGTGCGTGAACAATTCGGCCATTCCGATAAGGATGCACTTTTAACCAGCAAAACCAAGCACGTCCGCGACAGCAAAGAAACCGGCGGCCAAGGTTTGTTTATCAAGAAAAACAAAAAAAACGAAGAGGCATTGCGCAACCTGCAAGAGCAAGATGAAATCTACGCGGCAAAAGCCAAACTGGCTCATCCTGCCCAACTTAAAACCGATGTCGAGCTGACCATGGAAGACGACTTCTCCGCAGAAGAAAAAGTCCAACACACCGTTATCGGCTTAAACAACGAAATTACCGTCAGCCCTGCCGAAGCCGCTTCTGCTCCGGTTGAAACCGCAGCCGAACCTGTGGCACAAGTACCATTGATCAGCTTGGACGAATTGTCTCAAGTCGAGTTGCCTTGGTTTGACCCGCGCTTCGACTACATGGCCTACATCTCCCTGAAACAGGCCCAAGAATTGCACGCACTGCCGCGCCTTTCCAGCACACACCGCTTCCAAATCATCGGTTGCACCATGGACGACCATTTCCGTGTTGCCGAGCCGATTCCGGGCGTTTACTACCAAGGCTTCGTTATGGGCCTGCAAGCTGTCAGCCGTAACGGTTTGGCAGCGCGTGAAGAGCTGCAACACTTCGACCAACAGGTTGATGCCTTTGCCCAACTGATGGACGGCAAAGTTTTGCATACCGACTTGGATGCGTTCACCGAAGTCGCACAAGCCCTCGACCAATTCTGTGCGCGTGTTGACCAAACCATCGCCATTCACTTGGTTTCCCATTCCAACATCAGCGGCGTAGAGTTGCGTGCCGCCGTGGAAGAAACCGGTTTCAAACTGGGTGAAGACGGCGCGTTCCACTTCGGCGACAACAACAACCCTCAATTGTTCTCCATCCATACTTTGGACAACAAACCGTTTACCAATCCTCTGTTGGACAACCAAGCCTACCGCGGCTTCAGCATGCTGTTGGATATTCCGCATGTTCCTGCCGGCGAAAAAACTTTCGACAAATTTATGGACTTGGCTGTCAAACTCTCCGGCCAACTCAGCTTAGATTTGGTTAACGACCAAATGGAAGAAGTTTCCACCCAATGGCTCAAAGACGTACGCAACTACGTTTTAGCCCGTCAGGAAGAAATGCTTAAAGTCGGCCTAAAACCCGGCAGCAAACAAGCCCTGCGCCTGTTCTCTTAA